Proteins co-encoded in one Pirellulales bacterium genomic window:
- a CDS encoding GDP-mannose 4,6-dehydratase, with the protein MRRALITGYTGQDGSYLAELLLDKGYEVFGLVRRRATPGDQNVAQLAGQVTVLDGDMTDQASLFAAVERSQPDEVYNLAAQSYVGASWAQPEATAQVTALGALRLLEAVRLVRPTARFYQAGSSEMFGLSPPPQDEATPFHPRSPYGVAKVYAHWAAVNARESYGLFACSGILFNHESPRRGPEFVTRKLARAAARISLGRQRGVSLGNLDARRDWGFAGDYARAIWLLLQQDQPRDFVIGTGETHRVREFAELAFAHVGLDYRDHVERQPSLARPAEVPALRAGPSRAQRQLGWQAEISFTQLVAMMVEHELAAGRDGLPPH; encoded by the coding sequence ATGCGACGCGCATTGATTACGGGCTACACCGGCCAGGACGGCTCGTATTTGGCCGAGTTGCTCCTCGACAAAGGCTACGAAGTTTTTGGCCTGGTCCGCCGCCGCGCCACGCCGGGCGACCAGAACGTGGCCCAGTTGGCCGGCCAAGTCACCGTGCTCGACGGCGACATGACCGATCAGGCGTCGCTGTTCGCGGCGGTCGAGCGATCGCAGCCCGACGAGGTCTATAACCTGGCGGCGCAAAGCTATGTGGGCGCGAGCTGGGCCCAGCCCGAGGCCACGGCCCAGGTCACGGCGCTGGGCGCGCTGAGGCTGCTGGAAGCCGTGCGCCTGGTTCGGCCCACGGCGCGCTTCTACCAGGCCGGGTCGAGCGAAATGTTCGGCCTCTCGCCGCCGCCTCAAGACGAGGCCACGCCCTTCCATCCGCGCAGCCCGTACGGTGTGGCCAAAGTCTATGCCCACTGGGCCGCGGTCAACGCTCGCGAAAGCTATGGCTTGTTCGCTTGTTCGGGCATCCTGTTCAACCACGAGTCGCCGCGCCGCGGCCCGGAGTTCGTCACGCGCAAGCTCGCACGCGCGGCCGCGCGCATCAGCCTCGGCCGCCAGCGCGGCGTATCGCTGGGCAACCTCGATGCTCGGCGCGATTGGGGATTCGCCGGCGACTACGCGCGGGCGATATGGCTCCTGCTGCAACAGGACCAGCCTCGCGATTTCGTCATCGGCACGGGAGAAACACACCGCGTCCGCGAGTTCGCCGAGCTGGCCTTCGCGCACGTCGGCCTCGATTACCGCGATCACGTCGAGCGGCAACCTTCGCTGGCGCGCCCGGCCGAAGTGCCGGCGCTGCGCGCCGGTCCGTCGCGCGCGCAGCGTCAGCTTGGCTGGCAGGCGGAGATTTCGTTCACGCAACTGGTGGCCATGATGGTCGAACACGAGCTGGCCGCCGGCCGTGACGGCCTCCCCCCTCATTGA